ACATCATGGAAGAGTGTGAGGTTCCACCATCAAGTTTGTCCACCATCAGGTAAACCAAGAATGCATCTTGGAACGGTTCAACGATGACACACATGGTCTCTGATAAGAAAAGAGTGAGAATGGCTGCTTCGCCAGATATTGGAGAAGCTAAACTGATGCAATTCAAGGCAGCCATTAGAGAACTTTCCCATCTCAACCCAATCCTGCAGGAAAGGAAATCTCCATGGCAACCATACAGTTTACCTGCAGCAACAGATGGCTGAACCACTTCAAGACAAGGCACAACATTGTCTTTTGGTTGGTGAAAAGTGAGAGCACCGTTGCTATGACAGCAATGACTCTCAAAATGGGCTTATGCTTATCTTTAATGAATTTGGACAAAAAGACATTTTAATGTGGATGAAATTGGGTTGTATTTACTGTCTTTTGTCAGGCCACTGTTTGATGTTTAAGGGAGCACATGTGATGGCAAAGACTGCATGATAGCTTTGTGCCCACACGGATGGCACTGAAAAGCTGTGAGGCTTCGTAAAAGTGAAGACACTGCCCACACAGTACAAGACAAATTAAACACCTGGATGCTTTCCAGAAATTGAGACATGTGTGAGGAACAATGAAtcaacaaaagaaaagggagattTCCGTCAATGTAGTCAACTGCTCATGAACTCTGACATCACAGCTCTGAAAGATCATCAAATGACAGTCCTGCCTCCAAACATCACAGCCAGGCTCTAGCCCCATGTATCGGGATGATTAGGAATGTGAAATGTCCATGACAATCTATTGAGTGCGTTGATTGGAAGCAGGACGGCAATCTCACTGCTTTGCCAGCCATGTTCATGCTAGACAAGACCTGCAGGGTGGCAAAAGAGGCCACAAGCACAAGGAGGCTCCAACCAGCTTACAGCTGCACAAGACAAAACAACGGACAGGATGATGCCAACCAACCCAATGCCAAGACACTTTCCCCTCACCCCCAGGAAACGTGTGGAGTCCAATCTTGACTGCAATAGGTTATTCCAAGAAATGCATGatgggtacagtggattcttcAGCAGATGGTTCTGAAGATTCAGATGAATGACTGCCTGCTTGCTCACCTATCTCCCAGGCCAATGCTCTGAAGAACATTAGATATTCCAGGATTCCATTATGCAGGATCAAAACACCAGTACCATGTTTGACTCCTATGATGATGTGACAAACTGCATGGCACTCGTCAGAAATCAACACATTGTACAGAAACTACTATGGAATTTTCCAATTTTAAATGCCAGCCTTTCTCAAGATTGGACATAATGTTCATCAGcatgaataaatgaaaataaagATTAAAAAATTAATGGTTCTTTTTAATTCAACGTTTTAAGTATTAGAAACATTTGTAAGCCTGTTGAATTGCCTAAAGTTACATTCATGTGGAAAATGGGCATGTCTTGGCTGGTTAAGCTGTGCTTAACCTGATTCGAAGACAGATCCTCTGGGATTTGACTCAGAGTTTACTGTAATTACCAGCAGCTGATGCAAACAGAGATGCAATGAGCTCACTGGTCATGTTGATGATTATTTCATGTGAAACTCAAAGTGCTTAACATTACTCTAGAGTGATGGAAGGCTGGAGAACGAGCAGTCGGGAACTGCTAATTCCACAAAGTGAGTTCAGAGTGAAAGCTGACATCCCATTATGCTGCTTGGGATAGAATAGTGAACTGAGAGATTAAAGTATCTTTCAATTTCAGTGTAAAAATACATTATGATCCATGTGCTACTGTtcattaaaaagaaaaaaaaagctggAAAAAATGGTTTAAAATTGTCAAAAATTAATAAAACATGTTTGCACACTTGCATAAGATTCCCTATTCAGTGTGTAAAATGCTAATCATTAAAGTTCTAGAGGTATACTGTACGTACATGCTGTTATTAATACAATAGATTTTAATTCTTAGAGCAATACAGAAAAGTAGACTTAAAATAGCAGATACAAACAAAAAAGGAGCTAATTTAAAAGAAACCCCAAAATATTTTATAATTATGTTCAGATCCTAACAGATGGAAGACAGTTGGCCAAGCTGTGTGGAGAGACCAGCACAGATACAGAAGAGGTTCCCGGTGACAAACGATTCTATTCCACAGGGAACAACATGACAGTGATATTCAGAACTGATTACTCAAACGAGAAGAATTACACCGGATTTGCTGCACATTATGCAGCCATAGGTAAGAAGCTATTTTAGATGTAATCTGTATGCGAGAGAGCTGTGAAGGGCTAGGATGGAACAAAATGGCAAGCGATTCCTACCTTAACCTTGCCTGGCCCTGCAGGTTACCTTATATCCAAATGCATTCACTGTAAGATCTTTGACTTCCTAACAGGACAACGCATGAACCTTCCAACTGCATGGAGACTATCGATTTCTTTGTCCTCAGTGTTACCACCAGTGACCAGTGACCATCGTTCAGCTATTGCTCAGTCTTCTGGAACTCGTCCTCAAAATCCCTCCACATCTGTTTTCCAGAGCTTCTGTAAAATCCTGTTTTTTCTTCCCCCACAAAGCTTTAGACGTCTAACATTGTCATTATTTTCATTTTCTCTCCTCTTTGTTGTTTCAGCTTCCGATAACATGCTTTAAGATGTTGCTACAAATCCCATCCATTTATTACCCTTTTGCTCAGTCCATAATAGATCAAATTGTAggtggctgggtcagcatttgttgccaagAGGatagtcaagagtcaaccacattgctggtgCCCCATGTTAGTCAGATCAGATAAAGAGGACAGTTTCTTAttgaaagggcattagtgaaccaaatttggtttttacaacaatcaatttTATAGTCATCATTTGACTGTCAATTCCTAGTGTTAAGCAATAATACCCCATCATCTTCCTCACTTATTGAACTTTGAGTGAACAGTATCCTCCACGATGTTTGTACTGAGATATAAAGATGTGAATGTGCTCAGTACAGGAGAGCACAGGGTAGTCAAATGAGCATTAAAACAGCACAGGAGCAGTGAAGGGGCTTAAATTGGCAGTAGGAGCGATATAGTTGAATGTAGTCAACATACAAGTGGAAACCTCCCAATGAGGCCATAAAGTGAGAGCATAAagttagggcggcacggtggctcagtggttagcactgctgcctcacagcagcagggaccagtgtttgatttcagcctcgggtaactgtgtggagtttgcacattctccccgtgcctgtttgggtttcctcccacagtgcaaggttagggtgggtttgctgtgctaaattaccccacagATTCAAGGatttgtaggttagatgcatcagtcaggggtaaaataGACTAATagcagaatgggtctgggtgggtccctctttggaggatcggtgtggatgagttgggccaaagggcctgtttccacaccataggcATTCTATATTTTACAAAAAAGTGTTTAAGATTGTCATTCTGTGTGTTCAATTCCCTACTTGGTTCACCTTCTCCCTAGTTTTGTAAACTCCCCTCATATTGCAAGATCTCTGTGATCCTCCATTCTGAGTTTCTTTGGCATTCCCAATTTCTATCATCCCACAATAGGTGGCTGTAACTGTGGCTTTCTAGTCTGGAAGTTCTGGAATATTCTCCATACACCTTTTTACTTTAGTATCGCCCACTCCTATTTTGGGATCCACCATCTTTTTGGTCAAGCATTTAGTCATCTTTCAATTCCTCATGGTTTAATATGCTGTCAGTTTGATGATAATTTTGTCAAGAGAGCTTTGATGTTTTACTAAGTTAAAagagttttataaaaaaaaaggcTTGTTGGTGACCACATGAAGATCTATATTGAATTGCAAGTTGTTGAAGTATTTCTTTACACAGACCATGATAGTTGTGAAGGCAAATTGATAATAGGACAGTGGACTCATTTACAACTTTAAGATACTGTAAATGGGAAGGTGATAGGattcataaaagcaaaagaaagagGAAACCATTGAGCTCTCGAAAGTGTTCCACCTTTGATTTAGGTTAGGACTGATTTTCTGTCTTATCTTGCCTTGTTAGACGTTGACGAGTGTGATCAGACAGCTTTTGAAGAACCATCCTGTGACCATTACTGCCATAACTATCTGGGAGGGTACTACTGCTCCTGTAAGCCAGGTTACTTCCTAGACTCAGATAAGATCTGCAGAGGTAAGAAAATCAAAATGAATTGTGGGGCTCAGAGTTGAACCTCGACATtctaattgtatcagcctccaccacttcctttggcagctcattccacacatgcaccaccctcaatGAAAATGTTGcatcttaggtcccttttaactctttcccttctcaccttaaacctatgctgtctagttctgggctccccaccccagagaaacaACCTTCCCTACTTATCCTGTCCatactctcatgattttataaacctctaaaggtCACTTCCTCAGCCTCTTGACATTCTCGTGAATATagccccaagcctattcagcctctgcctatagctcaaactttCCAACATCCTAGTAAGTCTTATCtgaacaacatccttccaatagcagggagaccagaacttcaCACAGTATTTCAAtaatagcctaaccaatgtcctgtattgaatgtactgactaataaaggtaagcatacaaAACTCCTCCTTCACGAGCCTGTCTACTTTCAAGgtactatgagcctgcactccgaggtctctttgtacaggaccttaccattaactgaataattcctgtcctgatttgcctttccaagaaAGGCAGGTTGCTGTTGTATCATGTGAAATGAGACTAACTTATTACTGGCAGTGCAAGTAAATTAACAGTCATAACAAACATAAGCTCAATTGCTACAATATAACTACACCATAAACATTTCCTTCACTTCCAAAGCAGAGATATCATCAGAAATAATCAGGCAAGTGAAAAATCTAAATTTCTTAAAAACGCAAAATGGATTGAAAAGATTAAAAAGATCAAAATTGAATTAAACAAAAGAAATGAACCAAGAGGATAAAATGTCACCAAAATAGGAAATAGTAAAACATTTAGGAGCcaatattttataaatacatgGAGCATTTAGTTTTAGCATTGCAATTACAATAATCAACATATCTGGTGTTGGAAGATCATATTGGCAATTTTTCAGTATTAAAATAAATGAGTTGAAAATGTACCAGTCCTAGGGAGACAATCACTTCCCTGATCCACTAGTATGAATAGAGTTTATAGCCAGGTCATGTGTCAGGTACTGGTTTAGACTGACCGTTCCTTTTTCCATTAAACTCCACCTTTTGTTTCTTTTCCAGTCATTCGCAAAGTGTAACCACGGAATTGCAATCCAAACGCCAGCCTTGGTACATCAGGAAATGGCAATGAAATGCTTGAGAGATGCCTGACAATTATTCATATTCTACTGAGCTGCATTAAACTAACCAAATATCTTCGGTTGCTTTCACTGACATTTTATTGAGAAAATAAGGCACCAAGTAAAA
The Chiloscyllium punctatum isolate Juve2018m chromosome 16, sChiPun1.3, whole genome shotgun sequence DNA segment above includes these coding regions:
- the LOC140487153 gene encoding mannan-binding lectin serine protease 1-like — its product is MQQSLTMWLVLWVSPMLPALFGFPLNERFGELQSPGFPTAYGDNIYQTWNISVPSGFVIKLYFSHFSLEPSYRCEYDHIKILTDGRQLAKLCGETSTDTEEVPGDKRFYSTGNNMTVIFRTDYSNEKNYTGFAAHYAAIDVDECDQTAFEEPSCDHYCHNYLGGYYCSCKPGYFLDSDKICRVIRKV